A window of the Mesorhizobium opportunistum WSM2075 genome harbors these coding sequences:
- a CDS encoding ABC transporter ATP-binding protein: protein MSRETKTLLEVDDLRVTFPTRTGLIEAVRGVSFSLGRERLGIVGESGSGKSQTGRAIMGLTPPQARISANKLAFDGIDLLDISPRQRRALRGNRIAMILQDPKYSLDPVMSIGRQIVETLRTHEKVSKAEARERALAMLEAVQIRDPKRVFDLHPHEVSGGMGQRAMIAMMLIAGPEMMIADEPTSALDVTVQLDVLGILDRLVSERGMGLIFISHDLRLVSSFCDRVIVMYAGKVVEQLKASELGRAQHPYTRGLLNCMPKIGADRHPLPVLDRKPEWAA, encoded by the coding sequence ATGAGCAGGGAGACGAAGACGCTGCTTGAGGTCGACGATCTGCGCGTCACCTTTCCGACGCGCACCGGCCTGATCGAGGCGGTGCGCGGCGTTTCCTTTTCGCTTGGCCGCGAGCGCCTCGGCATCGTCGGCGAGTCGGGCTCGGGCAAGTCGCAGACCGGCCGCGCCATCATGGGACTGACACCGCCCCAGGCAAGGATATCGGCGAACAAGCTGGCGTTCGACGGCATCGATCTGCTCGACATCTCGCCGCGCCAACGCCGCGCGCTGCGGGGCAACCGCATCGCCATGATCCTGCAGGATCCGAAATATTCGCTCGACCCGGTGATGAGCATCGGCCGCCAGATCGTCGAGACGCTGCGCACGCATGAGAAGGTCTCCAAGGCCGAGGCGCGCGAGCGCGCGCTGGCCATGCTGGAGGCGGTGCAGATCCGCGACCCCAAGCGGGTGTTCGACCTGCATCCGCACGAAGTCTCCGGCGGCATGGGCCAGCGCGCCATGATCGCCATGATGCTGATCGCCGGGCCGGAGATGATGATCGCCGACGAGCCGACCTCGGCGCTCGACGTCACGGTGCAGCTCGACGTGCTCGGCATTCTCGACCGGCTGGTCAGCGAGCGCGGCATGGGGCTGATCTTCATCTCGCACGATCTGCGCTTGGTCTCGTCATTCTGCGACCGTGTCATCGTCATGTACGCCGGCAAGGTGGTCGAGCAGCTCAAGGCATCCGAACTCGGCCGGGCCCAGCATCCCTATACGCGCGGCCTGCTCAACTGTATGCCCAAGATCGGCGCCGATCGTCACCCGCTGCCGGTGCTCGACCGCAAGCCGGAGTGGGCGGCATGA
- a CDS encoding efflux RND transporter permease subunit: MKGFNLSDWALSHRSMVWYFMLVFVVAGIFSYLHLGREEDPNFTIKTMIIQANWPGASVKETVQQVTDRIEKKLEELDSLDYTKSVTTAGQTVIFVNLKDTTKARDVVPNWIQVRNMVNDIAAQFPQGVQGPFFNDRFGDVYGNIYAFTSDGLTPRQLRDYVEDARTKILTVPNAGKVDLVGAQDEAIYLEFSTRQIAALGLNQQAIVASLQAQNAITPSGVIQSGPERISVRVGGQFTSEDSLRAINLRVNDRFFRLSDVATITRGYADPPTALFRFNGQDAIGLAIGMKPNANLLEFGEALHKEMNKVLADLPVGVGVHLVADQPVIVEEAVSGFTRALFEAVAIVLAVSFISLGMRAGFVVALSIPLVLAITFTVMAYLGISLQRISLGALIIALGLLVDDAMIAVEMMVARLEVGDNLRKAATYVYTSTAFPMLTGTLVTVAGFIPIGLNNSAAGEYTFTLFVVIAVSLLVSWIVAVLFAPLLGVTILPATMKTKHHDQPGRFTSLFRRVLVGSVRHHWLTIIATVLLFAGSIAGFGLVQQQFFPPSDRPELIVDWNLPQNSSIADTRDQMERFEQRALVGNPDIDHFSSYIGQGAVRFVLAYDVQPANPYFGQTVIVTKSIEARNRVKPALEKLLREEFVGTDAFVKLLELGPPVGRPVQYRVGGPDIQTVRELAQQFAGVISANPKLAASTFDWNEPQRVLRVDVLQDKARQLGITSSDIASALNSTVGGATITQVRDATYLINVVARSRDAERGSIGTLQNMQLPTSSGEAIPLAAVANFRYDLEQPTVWRRDRIPTITVRAGLVGDVLPATVVNELKPSVDAFIAKLPPGYSVETAGSVEESAKSQGPIAAVVPLMLFVMATILMVQLQSFQRLFLVVAVAPLGLIGVVAALVPSGAPLGFVAILGVLALIGILIRNSVILIVQIEDLVREGKDRWAAVIEATEHRMRPIALTAAAASLALIPIAREVFWGPMAYAMMGGIIAGTAITLLFLPALYVTWFRIKEPKARDEPPVPDIGEPVQTPA; the protein is encoded by the coding sequence ATGAAGGGCTTCAATCTCTCCGACTGGGCGCTCAGCCACCGTTCCATGGTCTGGTATTTCATGCTGGTCTTCGTGGTGGCCGGCATCTTCTCCTACCTCCATCTCGGCCGCGAGGAAGACCCCAACTTTACCATCAAGACGATGATCATCCAGGCCAACTGGCCGGGCGCCTCGGTCAAGGAGACCGTGCAGCAGGTGACCGACCGTATCGAGAAGAAACTCGAGGAACTCGACAGCCTGGACTACACCAAGTCCGTCACCACCGCCGGCCAGACCGTCATCTTCGTCAACCTGAAGGACACCACCAAGGCACGCGATGTCGTGCCGAACTGGATTCAGGTGCGCAACATGGTCAACGACATCGCGGCGCAGTTTCCGCAAGGCGTGCAGGGACCGTTCTTCAACGACCGCTTCGGCGATGTCTACGGCAACATCTACGCCTTCACGTCGGACGGACTGACGCCGCGCCAGCTGCGCGACTATGTCGAGGACGCCCGCACCAAGATCCTCACCGTGCCCAATGCCGGCAAGGTCGATCTGGTCGGCGCGCAGGACGAGGCGATCTATCTCGAATTCTCGACCCGCCAGATCGCGGCACTCGGCCTCAACCAGCAGGCGATCGTTGCAAGCCTGCAGGCGCAGAACGCGATCACGCCGTCCGGCGTCATCCAGTCCGGACCAGAGCGCATCAGCGTGCGCGTCGGCGGCCAGTTCACCTCCGAGGACAGCCTTCGCGCCATCAATCTGCGTGTCAACGACCGCTTCTTCCGGCTGAGCGACGTGGCGACGATCACGCGCGGCTATGCCGATCCACCAACAGCGCTGTTCCGCTTCAACGGCCAGGACGCCATCGGGCTCGCCATCGGCATGAAGCCAAACGCCAATCTGCTTGAATTCGGCGAGGCGCTGCACAAGGAGATGAACAAGGTGCTGGCCGACCTGCCGGTCGGCGTCGGCGTGCATCTGGTCGCCGACCAGCCGGTCATCGTCGAGGAGGCCGTCTCCGGCTTCACCCGCGCGCTGTTCGAGGCGGTGGCCATCGTGCTCGCGGTGTCGTTCATCAGCCTCGGCATGCGCGCCGGCTTCGTGGTGGCGCTGTCGATCCCGCTGGTGCTGGCCATCACCTTCACGGTCATGGCCTATCTCGGCATTTCGCTGCAGCGTATTTCATTGGGCGCGCTGATCATCGCGCTCGGGCTCCTGGTCGACGACGCGATGATCGCCGTCGAGATGATGGTGGCGCGGCTGGAGGTCGGCGACAATCTGCGCAAGGCGGCGACCTATGTCTACACCTCGACCGCCTTCCCGATGCTGACCGGCACGCTGGTGACCGTCGCCGGCTTCATCCCGATCGGCCTCAACAACAGCGCCGCCGGCGAATACACCTTCACGCTGTTCGTGGTGATCGCCGTGTCGCTTCTGGTGTCATGGATCGTGGCGGTGCTGTTTGCTCCACTACTTGGCGTCACCATCCTGCCGGCGACGATGAAGACCAAGCATCACGACCAGCCGGGCCGCTTCACCTCGCTGTTCCGGCGGGTGCTTGTCGGCTCGGTGCGCCATCACTGGCTGACCATCATCGCCACCGTGCTGTTGTTTGCCGGCTCGATCGCCGGCTTCGGCCTGGTGCAGCAGCAGTTCTTTCCGCCGTCGGACCGACCAGAGCTGATCGTCGACTGGAACCTGCCGCAGAATTCGTCGATCGCGGATACACGCGACCAGATGGAGCGCTTCGAGCAGCGGGCGCTGGTCGGCAATCCCGACATCGATCATTTCTCGTCCTATATCGGCCAGGGCGCGGTGCGCTTCGTGCTGGCCTATGACGTGCAGCCGGCCAACCCCTATTTCGGCCAGACCGTGATCGTCACCAAGAGCATCGAGGCGCGCAACCGGGTGAAGCCGGCGCTGGAAAAGCTGCTGCGCGAGGAGTTCGTCGGCACCGACGCCTTCGTCAAGCTGCTCGAACTCGGCCCGCCGGTCGGCCGCCCGGTGCAATACCGCGTCGGCGGACCCGACATCCAGACGGTGCGCGAGCTGGCGCAGCAATTCGCCGGCGTCATCTCGGCCAATCCGAAGCTCGCCGCATCGACCTTCGACTGGAACGAGCCGCAACGCGTGCTGAGGGTCGACGTGCTGCAGGACAAGGCACGCCAGCTCGGCATCACCTCCTCAGACATCGCCAGCGCGCTGAACAGCACGGTCGGCGGCGCCACCATCACGCAGGTGCGCGACGCCACCTATCTGATCAATGTCGTGGCGCGCTCACGCGATGCCGAGCGCGGCTCGATCGGGACGCTGCAGAACATGCAGCTGCCGACCAGCAGCGGCGAGGCCATCCCGCTCGCGGCTGTGGCCAATTTCCGCTACGACCTCGAACAGCCGACGGTGTGGCGACGCGACCGCATTCCGACGATCACCGTGCGGGCCGGCCTGGTCGGCGACGTGCTGCCGGCCACGGTGGTCAACGAACTCAAGCCATCGGTGGATGCCTTCATCGCCAAGCTGCCGCCAGGCTATTCGGTCGAAACCGCCGGTTCGGTCGAGGAGAGCGCCAAAAGCCAAGGTCCGATCGCCGCCGTGGTGCCGCTGATGCTGTTCGTGATGGCGACCATCCTGATGGTGCAATTGCAAAGCTTCCAGCGCCTGTTCCTGGTGGTGGCGGTGGCGCCGCTCGGGCTGATCGGCGTGGTGGCGGCCCTGGTACCGAGCGGCGCCCCGCTCGGCTTCGTCGCCATCCTGGGCGTGCTGGCGCTGATCGGCATCCTGATCCGGAACTCGGTTATCCTGATCGTGCAGATCGAGGATCTCGTCCGGGAGGGCAAGGACCGTTGGGCGGCCGTCATCGAGGCGACCGAACACCGCATGCGGCCGATCGCGTTGACGGCGGCGGCAGCCAGCCTGGCGCTGATCCCGATCGCGCGCGAAGTGTTCTGGGGGCCGATGGCCTACGCAATGATGGGCGGCATCATCGCGGGTACGGCGATCACGCTGCTGTTCCTGCCAGCGCTCTACGTGACGTGGTTCCGGATCAAGGAGCCGAAAGCCCGGGATGAGCCACCCGTTCCGGATATCGGCGAACCAGTGCAAACTCCGGCCTAG
- a CDS encoding ABC transporter ATP-binding protein, with protein sequence MTSAIAVDGLEVIFDRFRALKGVSLDVQPGESFGLVGESGSGKSTLLRAIAGLAPVASGSIAVNGKTLGTRRDKAFYREVQMVFQDPYGSLHPRQTVDRLLQEPLAIHGFSDGEKRIQRALDEVGLGNGFRFRYSHQLSGGQRQRVAIARALILEPSILLLDEPTSALDASVQAEVLNLLEEVRRRRKLTFLMVSHDLAIITHMCERLMVMQSGEAVENLTASDLVERHVTKDYTRNLLRASEGFVRTV encoded by the coding sequence ATGACATCAGCGATCGCCGTCGATGGACTGGAAGTGATCTTCGATCGCTTTCGCGCGCTGAAGGGCGTCAGCCTCGACGTGCAGCCGGGCGAATCCTTCGGCCTTGTCGGCGAATCCGGCTCCGGCAAATCGACGCTGCTCAGGGCGATCGCCGGCCTCGCGCCGGTCGCTTCCGGCAGCATCGCCGTCAACGGCAAGACGCTTGGCACGCGCCGCGACAAGGCCTTCTACCGCGAGGTGCAGATGGTCTTCCAGGATCCATATGGCTCGCTGCACCCGCGCCAGACCGTCGACCGCCTGCTGCAGGAGCCGCTGGCGATCCATGGCTTTTCCGACGGCGAAAAACGGATCCAGCGGGCGCTCGACGAGGTCGGCCTCGGCAACGGTTTCCGCTTCCGCTATTCGCATCAATTGTCCGGCGGCCAGCGCCAGCGCGTGGCGATCGCGCGCGCTCTCATCCTCGAACCCTCGATCCTGCTCTTGGACGAGCCGACCTCGGCGCTCGATGCCTCGGTGCAGGCGGAAGTGCTCAACTTGCTGGAAGAGGTCCGCCGGCGGCGCAAGCTGACCTTCCTGATGGTCAGCCACGACCTCGCCATCATCACCCATATGTGCGAGCGGCTGATGGTGATGCAGAGCGGTGAGGCGGTGGAGAATCTGACAGCAAGCGATCTTGTCGAGCGCCATGTGACCAAGGATTATACGCGCAATCTGCTGAGGGCGAGCGAGGGGTTCGTGAGAACCGTTTGA